The following nucleotide sequence is from Mangifera indica cultivar Alphonso chromosome 17, CATAS_Mindica_2.1, whole genome shotgun sequence.
ttacaAATATCgattataatatatgttattttctatttttattatattgtacaAGATTCTATAATGATATAGTGAGAGTCTAAGACTTAAATattgataacaataaaaaaatatgtataaatattttatatataatttaagtatatagataatataatattatatgattagtgCTATGGGTAAACATTTATACTGACGTGGCATCAACTATCCAAGCAATGCATAACCATATGGGACCTAATATAATATAGGAAACTCATTAATACAGACAAAAAAGTGCCTAGATTTGAAGATGTATTATTCTATAAAATTGTGCCACAAGCACTAAATAAACCAGTCATTTCTTGCTTGTTGGTTGTAAATCCAGAAAGAGGGAAACTTCTCGACCTCTCAAAGCTTTGATATAATTGTTTCAATAATTTACCACTCAAACCTACAAAGAAAGTTTAACCCTTTCAGGGAGAAAGATGTTGGAAGGTAAAGGTATGATTAAGGAAACTGATATGCCAGTGAAGATGCAGATCCAGGCCATGGCTTTTGCTTCTCAAGCACTTGATCTCTATGATGTTTTTGATTGCATATCAATTGCTGCCCATAtcaaaaaggtttttttttttttttttctcagtttATTGAAGTTTTGTTGCAGTTGTGTGAAGTATTTTTGGTTTGCATTTGCAGGAGTTTGATAAGAGATATGGGGGAGGATGGCAATGTGTGGTGGGTTCCAACTTTGGTTGCTTTTTCACTCACTCACAAGGGAGTTTCATCTATTTTGCTTTGGAGACACTTAATTTCCTTATCTTCAAGGCAGCTTCTTCTTAATTAGTAGACACTGTTCTCGTTAAAGAGAGTGCTGATGAAGTAGGGTTGTTGATCTTCTGGGTATGTAAGATAGATTTTCTCTTGGAGTTTTGTAAAAATGGCAGACAAGTAATTGAATTGCACTGTTCAGTTCTCTATCAACACCCCTTAACTGAACTCTAAATATATTTCCATGTTCTTCCAAGGTAGACATAGCAATTGGATGGGTAGAGACGAATTCCCTTCCTGCATGGTAGGGGAATCATTTCTCTATCCCCACCTCCTCTCTGATGAGAGGACGACACTCTTTCCATCTTTACGGGGATAATTTCCCGCAGTTATTTCCTtctcattatttaaaaaaaataattcaaacacTTGTAAAAGGAATTCAACAGATAAAAGTTtaagaaatatgtaaaaataagaGATAAATCAGAGAAAACACGGATCGAAGATACGTGTCTCTCTTTCTAATTGCAGAAATTTTGTCCATATCGAAAAATTTCCTCtctaaatgaaaagaaatagacTGAAAAATTCAATCTTACAGATCGAACTGTCTTGATTTTGTAGATCAAATTGTCATCTTTGTTCAAAGGCGGAAAAGGATTATTACTCTAgtttattttcaaatcaaatcatggTAAGCAGCACTCATGATCATCAAGATTCAAGAAGCCGTCATTTCTTTTTGTGCCGGTTGTCAGTCTCATTAGGGATAAGGATCTTGCCTCGTCTTTTGTACTTTTGTcctatatacatataattgaaCTTATGTTGCTTTCAACAGTCATTACTGATAGACGTTCTTACAAGTTGGCCAATGGAAACTGCCAGTCTGGTAGCCTTTAGAGTCTTCAATAATGTGAAAAGTTTAGTCCTTTATCTTGATCACCAACGTGGACAAAATGAACACAAAAACCCAACGTCTTCGACCTCTCATTTTATTGAAGCAACCATCAAATCCATCTTCTCCCATCTCACACCTTGCGTATCCTGAAGCGACATCTCCCACTGTTCCACTGACAAATTCTTTGCTTTCAAATCCATCTGATGCAACGATGTTCGGATGATAACATAAATTCTCTTCTGATTTCTTTTTACTGTTGAATAGGTAAGTCTCTTATTGCGCCAAGCTGAAGATATAATTATCTgaagataatatatgaatattgtGATAAAAGTGTGCAATGGAGACTGTTCGTGTGTGATGAGTAAAAACAATAACAGTAGTAGGagaatgaattttataaatggtTTAGTTGCCTAAGCATCATCTTGATGATATGAGGGTCAATTTGGCCTCCCTTAATGAGTTTTGCACCCGAACAATGCACTTGATAACTTATAGTGTTTGACCCTTGTATGAGTATCATACAAATCACATAGGTGAGTAAAAATAAATGGCACATCCATTTCTCTATGTTACTTTTGCAGCTCAAGTGTCATAGAGGCCAGTGTAAGTCATTGGACCTCTATTAAAGTTATCAAAATATTTGTTGTAAATATCCTTTTGCTCCTAGGTGGCGTCAAGACTAGGTGTATATACAACGTCTTCTTGTGACATAGTATAATCCGTATATTTCTATATCTCAAAGAAGTTGCCTCCATCCAACTTATTATCCTTCTCAAGAATTGAACGGAATGTGATGCTTTGTTAGGAAAATTATAGActcaaaaatatcatatatagttgcgaaaatataaaatttaaaattttttcatcatgATACTCGTTCATAAACAAATAGGATCAACATATgaccatacatatatataatataaaacgtGTATAGGTTATTTGTGAGAACATATTTGCATTTGGAGAATCCTTCAAACATGAATGCATATTCGATAAGAAAATCGCTCTTCAATCTAAAGTAGGATGACACCGAGGTGATCCATACGAAACACATGACTTCAAAAGGCTATGGGGAGCACAAGGAGTCTACTAGaacacaaaataattatatagtatTTTAAAACTTACTCACATTTAGAGGCTTATTCGTTTTTTAACGATGAATTAATGTGCATTTGGCTCCCCAATCTAACACAGGATGACACCAAGGTG
It contains:
- the LOC123200213 gene encoding dynein light chain 1, cytoplasmic-like yields the protein MLEGKGMIKETDMPVKMQIQAMAFASQALDLYDVFDCISIAAHIKKEFDKRYGGGWQCVVGSNFGCFFTHSQGSFIYFALETLNFLIFKAASS